ATCAATAGGAAACTGAGTGGTCGCATCTGCGATGTCAGGATTCACTCCCAACAAATCGCGCATGCTGTTATTGTATTCGTAGCGAGTAAGTCGCCGAAGAACAGTTTCTGAAGGAGCTCGGTTCTCTTCAACTGCAAGCAAGTATTCCGTGATTGAATCTACAGCCTTGCGACGCTCCTCCGAAGGCGGTTGCAAAACATCATCTTCATCAGGTGGCATATCGCCCAAATTCAGTAGATCTACGATTTCCTCCAAGGTGAACAATTCATTTGGGTCTTCTGGATTCTGTAGAAATGCTTCGAAAGACCGGTCACCCTTTTCCTTATCATCATTGTGACAATCGAGGCAGTATTGTTTCACGAAAGGAACAACATCAGGGCCTAGGTTTGGGTTGTCGGCAGCGCTTGTGGATAAACCGATGAAGCAACTGAGAATGCTCAGATATTTAATCTTCATTTGCTTAAACGACATCCAATCCCGTCAGTGTACCGGAAGATAAATTGAACTGATCCACTTCGGCTCCAAATCGCTGAAGCATGGATACAAAAAGATTACAGGCTGGGGTATAGGTGCCACGACTCTTGTCTTTTTCGTATCGAAGATGCTGACCGTGATTGAATCCACCACCGGCTAACAGTAAGGGTAAGTCTTTATTGCTGTGAGAGCTGGCGTTGCCCATACCACTACCTAGTAAAGCCATGGTGTTATCTAATAACGTTTTTCCGTTGGGCTCTTGAACAGCCGACAACTTATCGAGGAATCGGGCAAACTGGCCGGTGTGAAAATTTTCGATAATCGAAAGTTCTTCGATGTAACTCTCCACCTTACCGTGGTGCGTCAGTTGATGATAGCCTTTGGTAATAGGGAATCCTCCGGAATTGGCTCCAATGTCTGAAAGCTCGAAAGTAATCACTCGGGTTGAATCAGTCTGAAGCGCCAAGGCAATTAAATCATAGTAAAGAGGGACCCGTTTTACAAAGTCCATATCGTCCGCTCCATTGGGCATCTCGTAGCTCACCTTGGGTTTCGGCTTATCCAGCCAGGCTTCTGACTGAGTAAGTCGCTTTTCAAGTTCTCTGACCGATGTAAAATACTGATCGAGTTTCTCCTGATCATTCTTGCCAACGCGATTCGTTAAACGGTCAGCATCCAAGCGGACAAGATCCAGGATACTTTTCTCCTCGGCGTGCACACGCTTGAGGAGATTCAATTCATTAGGATCCGTTTTCTGAAACAACAAGGAATAGAGCACGCGAAGATCTTGGACCGGAGGTATTGGGACCCCGGAATTGGTCCAGGACAGTAAATTGCCCGCAGAACTTCCAGAAGTAAACTGCATGGACGAATACCGTGTATCGGTCTCTACATATTCGGCAGCTTTCTGATCAACCGTTATGTTACTTTCCTCATAGCCCTCGGAGTTCTTCCCTAAAATACCGGACAGATAGGCATGCACTCCCCCATGACCTCCCACGGCTTCTGATCCATGATCAAGCTGAGAAAAGATCGAAAAATGATCGCGATGATGAGCTAAGGGTTGCAGCAGTTCAGGCAATGAGTAATTCACACCTGTTTCGGTAGGAAAAAACAGTTTGGGAACGAAGCCAAAATTGGTGCCGACACAGACCATACGCATAGGCACTTCTGCAGACATGGTCGCTCCAGCCATAATATCGAGGTGAGGCAGGGCCATCATAGCTCCGCCCATACCACGCAGAAATGCACGTCGATCCATCCGGGTAGATTGAAAATTCATAGGGTAAAATAATGCTGGGAAATCGTTTTAGACAAAGCAATCTTTGTTATTATCAGGAAAGACTACCAGTAGAACTCCAGAGCATGAATACTCATACGCTACCAATCAATGGTTTTGAGTGACTTGAAGCCTGTCTACTCCACCTTAATAAATTGCCCCTGTACCTGATAGCCTGGGTAATCTCCATGATCGTAACTGTGCCGGGCAGATTTGAGCCAAGTCATTAGTTCCAAGCGTAACTCACCTGCTAAAATGGGATTTTTCTGGTAGAGATTGGTTTCCTCTTTTGGATCCTCTTTCAGGTTATAGAGTTCGTCTTTTTTGCTCTCATCAAACCAAAGCAAGAGTTTGTGGCCCTGGCTAATAATTGAAGCGGTGGGGGATTTCTTCTGCATATTCGAAGCAAAGGGAATAAACTTGTTACGTCTCCAATCTTCTCCTTTCAATAGATCCAACACATTGGTGCCATCCATAGGCCTATCGTTTGGAGGTTCTATTCCTAATACGGCACATAGGGTCGGGAGGTAATCCAAACTACACACGGGTTCATCTGAGCTTTGTCCGACATCTATCACTCCTGGCCAGTAAGCAAATGCGGGAACACAGACACCTCCATTGTAAAGGTAACGCTTTCTTCCTTTGAACTCGCCTGCTTCTCCGTAGTACACGCCACCGTAAGTGTTGTATTCAGGTTCTGGGGTTCCCGTTCCCTCAGGACCATTGTCAGAGCAGAAAAAGATCAGCGTATTCTGTTCGATTCCCAGCTCTTCCAAGGTCTGGCGAAGCCGTCCTACTTCGTTATCAATCGAGGTGATCGACCCCAAGTAATGCTGGCGACCTAGTTTCTCATTCGGGTAAAGCGCCCTCAACTCTTCACCCGCTCTCGTGGGAGAATGGGGACCATAAAACCAGATAGTGGCAAGAAACGCGTTCTCATCTTGAGCCGAGTCTTCTACAAACTCCAACGCGCGATCCATGATCATCTTTTCGGAGGAGCCTTTCCAATCTTCTTTAACCTCCGTACCATTCGACCAGAAATGAACCCGATGTTTTGGCATTCGCAATCCCGTTTCATCCAATGGATCCCAGGTAGCAATGTTCGTTTCGGTTGCAAAGGTGACATCGTAATGTCGCTCCCAAGGAGGGCCGTATCGTTCCGCGGTTGTCGCTGGAACAGGTCCTGACAGTTCAGGATCTTTCGTCAGGGTTCCCAGATGCCACTTTCCGAAATGACCTGTTCTGTAAGCCTGGGACTTGGCGATTTGAGCCATGTTAATTTCTCCAGTGGGAAGCTTTCCTATATTTACGCCGATCATTCCAAAACGCATGCTATGACGACCCGTTTGCACACAGGCCCGTGTAGGCGAACAAACCGGACCCACAGAATAGAAGCGCGTGAAGCGAAGACCATCTCCGGCCATACGATCCAGATTAGGTGTCTTGACCAATGAATTGCCATTAAACCCTACATCACCGTAGCCGAGATCATCGGCCATCAGGAATATAACGTTTGGTTTGTCGGCTGCAGCCAAGGAGCCCAACAAAGAACAAAAGAGTATGACGTACTTTAAATGCATTATTCGGCCCATGTAGGTTTCCAAATCGGCTTGCCGGTGTAAAGCTCACCGATTTCATAACGATCACTAGGATTAGCAGCCGTATCCATTATGGTTGTAATCTCAGAAACGACCTCAGGATGCTCAGCAGCTACATCGTTTTTTTCTCCAAGGTCGTCCTTTAAATTAAAAAGCTGAACGGAGCCAGTTTCGCCATGCCTGACAGCCTTCCAATCTCCCAGCCGAACAGCCTGATCGTACTGCTTCCTGCTGTGCCCGTAATCCCAATACAGATACTCATGAGTTTCAGAAGGAGGATTCCCTAGAAAAGCAGGCCAGACTGAATGCCCATCCACACCAGCGAAAACAGGATACCCTGCTACCTCTGCCAAAGTCGGTAACATATCCCAAAACGTAATGATTTGATCACTTTTAGTATTTTCAGAAATGGTGCCTTTCCAGCGCGCAATAAAGGGGATGCGGATTCCTCCTTCGTAAAGAGTTCGTTTTGAGCCGCGCAACGAGCCATTACTATTAAGTTCTTCATAGGGCCCACTTCCCAAAGGACCTTGGTCACTCGTAAAGATGATCAGGGTATTGTCCGACAACCGTACACTATCAATCATGTGAACGATCCTCCCGACATCGTAATCCAACCGACTGACCATGGAGGCGTATTTCTTGGCTGCCAGGCTCCAGTTTTTGTCTTTATAAGGACCAAGGTCGGGAACAGCTAAACGGTCTTCGTCTTCGATTGGACTGGAAAAGTGCGGAACCGTATAAGCCGCGTATAAGAAAAAAGGCTGCCCTGCATTTTCGGTGATAAATTTCAATGCGCGCCCCGTTAATGCATCATGACTGTATACTCGCCTGGATTTACTGTTCCCTGGATATTGAATACGGCCAGTCGGAGATTTACTATCATCCAAATACTCTGGAAAATAAAAATGCGCATGGTCCTGATTCTGGTAACCAAACCACATGTCGAATCCTTGACTAGTTGCATCGCCAACGGTCCCCGGATCACCTAAGCTCCATTTTCCCACGCCACCGGTAACATAGCCAGCGTCCTTAAGCACTTCCGCAAGAGTGATGTCTTCCGGTTCCAGATAATAGTCGTAATGGGGTACATTATCTCGAGCTGGTGTATGTCCGTTGTGAAGACCGGTCATTAATACGCTTCGTGATGCTGTGCAAACAGGTCCTCCCGCATACGCCTGAATAAAACGCATACCCTCACTGGCGAGAGCATCGATGTTGGGTGTTTGTATCCTCTCTTGTCCATAGCAGCCAAGGTCACCATAGCCAAGATCATCGGCCATAATGAAGATGATGTTGGGTTGGCCGAAAGCAACAAAGCTAGAGGCCAGAGTCCATAGGACGGAGGTGAACAAAAATAACTTAAGATACCTAATCATAGATCTTAGCGCTGGAGTTCACGTCAGCGTTCCATCGATTGTAGGCGGACTGAAGTAATTTAACTTTCTCTGGGTATTTATTGGAAAGATCAATCGTGTCTCCGATATCCGTATCCAGATTGAACAAACCCGATTCTCCATTGGCATAGGTCAATTTCCAGGGGCCACTTCTTACGGCCCAATTGCCGCGAATTCTCCAATAGAAATTCCTTTCAGGTAGTGGATTTCGATCCAACAGTAACGGAGATAGGTCCAATCCATCCATCGGCATCTCATCGAGTAAGATTCCCGCCATGTTGGCAAAGGTCGGAAACCAATCAATGGAAATACTGGTTTGATCCGTCACACGCGATTTTATTTTTCCAGGCCAGGAAACGATGGTCGGCACTCGATGCCCTCCTTCGTAGACTTGGGTCTTTTGTCCACGCAAGGGTCCGTTGCTGGATATATTTTCAAATCCACCACTGTATCTGATGTAGCCACCATTGTCCGAAGTAAAAATAACCAGCGTATTCTCAAGCAGCCCTTCCTCTTTCAGGGTGGCCAAAATACGTCCTACACTCCGGTCCACGGACTCGATCATCGCCTTCACATGAGGATGAACATTGGAACGATCTGGAATAACGCCCCACTTGTCTTGATGGTAAGCCGTTCCCGCCTGTCGATGGGGCGGATCTTCAGGTCCCTGCCAGGGAAAATGGATTCCCAAGTGAGGAACGTACAGGAAGAAAGGCTGCTCCTTGTGACGTCTGGTGAAATCAACGCTGTGCTTGGTAATTAAATCGCTTGTGTACCCTTCCTCGGGAATTAATTCATCGTTCTTCCACCAATCGGGACGACCACTGCGATCGACATGGGTAAAGAAATCGCCATCCCCCGAACCGAGACCACGAAATTCATCAAACCCCTGCTTGGTTGGAAAAAAGGGCGGCTGAAAACCCAAATGCCATTTCCCAAAGCAACCTGTGGAATAGCCTTTATTTTTCAAGACTTCTGCAATCGTTATCGCTTCGAGAGGTAAGCCGGTATGGTAATCGTCCACCCCCGATATAGCCCCGTAAAAGTTAGGACCGAAACGCTGCTGATAAACTCCGGTAAGTGTCCCTGCCCGCGTGGGCGAACACATGGGGCCTGACGAGTGAAAATCTGTAAACCGTAAACCTTGGGCAGCCAAGCTATCTATATTGGGCGTATTATTTTGGGTACTACCATAACACCCAAGATCACCATAGCCCAAATCATCGGCCATGATGAAGATGATGTTGGGAGGAGCAGCAGCAAAGATTGAGGAGCAGAGAGCGAAGAGGAGGACTGGAAATAGAGTAGCACAGGCATCTTGCCTGTGTTTTCCTTGAACAACTGCAGCAGCAGAGCAGGAAGCTCTGTTATTCTGCGCTTCGCTGGTAGATGTGTCGGTATTCGCCTCGGTAGCCCTACCCAAAATATTAGCACTCCTCCTCATTTCACCAACTCTTCCAATTGCCTTTCTAGTTCTGGCAACCATTTCTTATAACCTTCTCGAGCTACAACATTCATCGTCTCCAGCGGATCCTTCTCGTGGTCGTAAAGCTCACGAGCTTGCACATGACCTGTTTTGAAATCTCGCCACTCGGTATAACGAAATCGATCGGTGCGCATGGAATAGCCCATCACTTCCGGCAATTTGCCTTTTGGATAGTTAGGGCGCGGCGTCTGAGTTAATACAGCTGGTTTATGATCTTCCTTCGGATTTTCTAGCAAATGAACCAGGGATTTGCCTTGCAGATTCTTCGGAGCTTTTATTCCGCAGAGCTCTATCAACGTTGGGTACAGATCTAGTAGCTCGACCAGGGAATCGGTCCTTTGCCCAGCCTTATGTTCTGAAGTGACGATCATCATAGGAACCGCCGCATCGAGCTCGAAGGCGGTCGTTTTCCGAGTCAACCCATGCTCTCCCAAATGAAGTCCGTGATCCGACCAATAAACAATAATCGTGTCGTCCTTTAATCCGAGCCGATCAAGTTCGCTTAGGACCTTACCCACTTGCGTATCCAAATAACTGATCGCAGCCAAGTGGCCGTGATGCATTTCACGAAGCTCATCCGGTTTCGAACGGCCATTATAACGCGAGCTGGTGAGAGCTATTTCAGGAATACCCTTTGGAGGCTCCAAATGTTCAGGCACAGGAACCGATTCTCTATCATACCAATCCCAATACTTTTTAGGTGCATTGAAAGGTGTATGTGGTTTCCAGAAACCAACAGCGAGAAAGAAGGGTTGATCCTTTTTGCTGAGTATTCCCAACGCCTCCACCGCTTTATTCGCCACTCGGCCATCATAGTAAGCATCATCGGGAACATCTCGGCATTCGGTTCCTCCAGCTCCGGAAACCAGATTCGGAGGCAGATCTCCATCCAGCTGAGCATCATCATGTCCATGCGAACCATAATGAAGGAATTCTGGTTCACTCCACGAGACTCGATCCCCTTTCCAATCGTCCTGACGATAATTATGAAAGATCTTACCCACGCATTGGGAGTGATACCCGTTTTGCTTAAACAACTGTGGGAGCGTAACCACATCTGGCACGTTCTGCCTAAAATGAGTAAACAGATCCCAAACCCTTAATGTATCTGGTCGCAATCCAGTTAATAAAGAGGCCCGTGAAGGATTACACACGGTTTGCTGACAATAGGCGCGCTCGAACAAAGTCCCCTGCTCTGCCAGTTTATCTATATTGGGTGAAATTACATGCTCGCTTCCGTAACACCCCAGTTCTACTCGTAAGTCATCGACAGCGATAAAGAGCACGTTGGGTCGGGCGTGAGTCGTAATTTGAAATAAAAGAAGGAACGCGAATGCGAAAACTGTAGGAGGGGCTTTATGCCCCGATTTTCGGTAGCCTATAAAGCGATCGGGGCATAAAGCCCCTCCTACATTTCTCAAATAGCAAATCATCCCCTCGGATTCTGTTTATAGTACAAACGTCCATCCTCAGAACCGATCAATAAATCGGGAATGCCGTTTCCATCCCAATCAACCAGGGTAGGACTTGAAGTATGTCCGGAGACTTTTCGTTCATCCATCGTACCCATATTCTGTAGAACGACTTTGCCGTTTCGTTCGCCCATGTTTCGATAAAAGTCGGAATTCTCACCGTTGAACAAAATATCCAGCCGACCATCTCCGTCCCAATCACCTACCTCCAGTTTTCTCCGACCACTTTTTCCTGCCGGTCCTCGAATCAAGCCGAGAGACTCACCCTTTTCATCTACAAAAATTCGCTTTCCTGGAAGCAACACGAGTTGATCCTTTTTCAAAGCTCGTTCGAAAAACGCTAGTTCACCTTCATGGTCCAACATGACCAGATCCATAAGACCGTCTTGATTCCAATCCACAGCAACTGGAGTCGTTCGCCATTGGGTAATCAATTCATCTCCTACCGGGTCCCACCAGTTCCAGGCTGGTTTGGGAGTTTTACCTGGCCACTCAACCGTGATCGGTCGTGCATCATCCAGTAAGGGTTTTCCGGGTATTCCAATATTTTGATACCAAATAATTTTTCCCCAGATGGAGTTTACCACGATATCCAACAAGCCGTCATTGTCCCAATCAGCAACCGTTTGTGTGGTGTAACCCCACTTGGCCTCTGCAGGCCCTTGAATCGAACCATTCCGTCCAGCCTGGATACGGATAGTATGGCCTCTCGCTTTGAGTAATTTAACCTTATCCCATTTCGGGTGCTCACCTCCGCCAAGATTTTCGAAGAAGCCGATATAGCCTGCTGTGTTTCCACAAATGATGTCTTCATCCCCATCCTGATCCCAATCGACACCATAGGGAGTGGCTAATGCTCCGAATTTCACATCCTTTGCTTTTTGTTGAAAATAGATTGGCTTCTCAAAAATGGGAGTTCCCTGCCAAGTCGTGCCCTTGCTCTCAAGGAGAGCAACACGGCCATCCTCATCTCCACAAATGAGATCCAAATCGCCATCTCGGTCCCAATCGAAAGCCACCGGAACAATCATCTGCAACTCCATCGTAAGCGGCTCGTCTCCGTGCATGAGCGTTTGTCCAGGTGCGTAAACAGGTTCAGTCCGTGTGCCGGTATTTTCAAAATAAGTAAACGAATCCCGGAATTCGCCGCAGAGTAGATCCAGATCACCATCCCTGTCAAAGTCGGCAAAGTTGGGTGATGGCCAGCCAAAGACTTCCGTAGGCTTGTCACCTGCCATGATCTGTTTTGACTTAGCGTACTGAGGCATCTCATTCGTGCCCTGATTTTTCAGCCAAAAAACAAAACCACGCAACGGGCCATTCGTCCAAACTCCCTGGTCATTATAGGCGTCATCCCAACCGTAGTCAGCCCAATCGCCCACGCCTACGACCAGATCTAGTAGGCCGTCTCCATCGTAGTCGACATACTTCCATTGCTTGGCGCGCGTATTGCCGGTGGATTGATAAACCTCTTCTTGGGTCACCCCGAGTGAAACACCGGAATCAATGCCTTTCTCTAAAAACTCTGTGTGCTCAACACCCGGTGAGAGAACCCGAACCTCTCCATCCACATAAGAAACCTGAACATTATGATCCCCCTTACTGATACGTATCGGTGGCTCAAATACAGGCATCTTTACATTGCCTTGTTTGTTCTCAAAGAAATAGGTCCCGTTAAACGGCTTGTCCGGACAAACGACCACCAAGTCGAAGTCGCCATCCTGATCAAAATCCATCGGCATCGGCCAGGCCCAGAGACCGACACCGAGATCGACGACCTGGCCGGGGTTGTTGTATTGAAGACGTTGGAGTTCTGCGGATGCACCAAGGATGCCCATTGCCATCCAGAATAGAAATATAGTCCGACGAAGCCATCTGCTCAACTGTAGGAGGTAGCTTGCTGCCGAATGGAATGTCATAGATCGTTGGTTCGGCAGCAAGCTACCTCCTGCAGTTGAGGACCCCCATTTCATAATTCGCTAGGATTCAGCACAACGTGCTTAACAGACTCCCGATTATAGGTGTAAGTGATGTGCACTAAACCGTCGCTCCCCTGAATAACCGCGGGATAAGAATACTCGCCCCAATGGCGACCGTCTGCTGGGCGAGGATTTGATTCATGTTCCAGGGTCAAGGCGACTTCCCACTCATGGCCATCGTCGGACAGTGCTACATTCAGAATTTTTCGACTGGGAATTTTGGTTTTTCGGGTCGTGTGATTGTAAACCAATAGCTGGCGTCCATCTGCTAACGTAACGGCATCGGTTCCAGCGCTTGGATTGGGTAGTTCAGTGGCAGCCATAAGACTCCAGCTTCTCCCACCATCTGATGACCAGCTTTGGGAGACGACCTGCTGCATGCTACGGCAAAGAACCTGCATGTCACCGTTGGAATAGGTAAGTATACTTGGCTGGATGGAATCAAACTCGATGCCATCATGGATTGGGCCAATCACATCCCAGGTTTTTCCCAGGTCAGACGTCACTTCGAAGTGCACCCGCCAACGTGTATCATCGTCGGTCAATTCAACTTCGGTGCTGGTAGGGCAAAGAATGGATCCGTCTTCCAATTGGATCGGTTTGTTTTTCACCGGGCCGAGTAAATGTCCAACTGCCCAGTGTTCCCCTAGCTTGGTTGGCCAGGACCAGGTTTTACCATCGTCTTCTGACGTGGTTAACATTCCCCACCATTCGCGTGGATTCGGGCCGACTTTATAGAACAACATCAAAGGTCCATTTTCGGGCTGAAACAAAACGGGGTTCCAACAAGGATAGCGTAAGTTCATGGATTGAACACCATTCACAACTTCTGTGGGTTCGCTCCATCTTCCATTCACCAGTCGTGATACCCAAATCCCCACATCAGGATCCCGTTCACGCGTGCCAGCAAACCAGGCGGCGACCAGCCCACTATCCGTTTCAACAATGGTCGATGCATGACATTCCTTGGTCGGCTTGTCCTCAATTGAGAATATGAGTTCTCCGGAAACCAAGCCACCTTTTCCTTCTTTGGCCAAAGGAGGCAGATGACTCTGGTCCATGACTCCCAAAACGTCTGACACAAAAACGAGGAGGCCAAAAGCTAATATCAAGGTGAGCTCACAAATGATCCACTTTCTAAGAGCAATCAATTTCATAGGGTATTAAGATTTAGAGTTTTGAGAATCGTTTCTACTTTAGCACGATCCTCAGGGTAAAATTTATTAAACGGTTCCGCCATACAGTCATCACAGAGTCCAAGGATGGAAGCAGCACATTTGGTTACTTTGATAACCCGCGAGGCATACTGACCAATTTCATAGATTTGGCCAAAGTCCTCAATCTTTTTTTGGAGATCTGAAGCACGTACCGCATCACCTGATACAGCAGCCTGGTAGGCTTCAACGAATAGCCGTGGGTAAATATTAGCCCCGCCATTGACTCCACCTGATCCACCCAGACGAACCGAGTCGATCATCTTAGCTTCAGGACCGACCAGCAAGGACCAGTCAGGGCGTGCCGATTTGAGTTCTACCAACTTGGCAAAATAATCCAGGTCACCGCTGCTATCTTTTACACCGAGAATTTGATCATGAGAGGATAGCTGACTCAAAGTATCGATCTCAAACCAGACCTTGGTCAGGGACGGAATATTGTAGAGCATAACCGGCAATGGCAACTTGGGCAGAATGTGTTCCACATACTGGGTGAGCTCCGTTTGCCCTGCCGGGAAATAATAGGGCGTTGTTAGCACCACCGAATCAACTCCTGCTTCAGCAGCCACTTGGGCTAATCTCGCCGACTCTTCCATAGCCGTATCAGTCACCGCAACAAGCACCGGGATGCGTTGCTTTACGATACGGCACACTTCCAGAATAACTTGAATTCTCAGTTTGTAGCTAAGACAAGGCCCCTCTCCCGTCGTGCCCAATGCAAAGATACCATGCACCCCACCAGAAATCATATGCTCGAGCAGTCGCTCCAGTCCTTCCACATCTAAAGTATCCGGGTCTTTAAGCGGAGTAATGAGCGGTGGGATGATTCCTTGAAATGACATAAGGTCAGTAATCAGTCGATGGGTATGACTTCAAATTCGACCAGATCTTCCCACTGTTTTGTCCAACTAGCAAACAGTTCCTCATCGTCTGCCTCCATTAATTGGTAACAAACACCCTAATCCTTATTCACCCAGGAATTTATAAAGATGAGCCCTTCAGGAAACATGCGCCCCTTCTGATCCAAGCGATCGTAAATCTGCTCATAGCAACCGGCCTTAAAGCGTTCGATCACCATGTATTGTTTCTTAAGTTCTGGTTTTAACAATGTAGGAGGTAGCTCGCCGCCGAATCGAAAGTCCAACGACGTAAAATCGGCAGCAAGCTACCTCCTACAAAAGGTAAAAGGAGTCCATACAACCCTCGTCCTTGAAGCGTTCGATGACCATGTATTTTCGCATACCTTCGACGTGCCTTGTTAATTAGTGGTTCATACGGAGTCCTGATGTCGGCATTGACTGACGAATGGTAAGGGCGCGCACTTCTGCGCATAACCGCGACTAGGAGGAAGGAACATCCGGCATGTCGGCCCGAGGGTGAGTGCACACCGACAAATAATTGAGGTCACACCTTCAAGCAGCCAATAAAAGAAAAAGTAATAACACTCTGTATGCGCTCATACGTTAGGGAACGCTAATTATTCTACGACCATCTCCCCTTTCATCATAAACCAGTGCCCGGGAAAGG
This genomic stretch from Opitutia bacterium ISCC 52 harbors:
- a CDS encoding sulfatase, which codes for MGRATEANTDTSTSEAQNNRASCSAAAVVQGKHRQDACATLFPVLLFALCSSIFAAAPPNIIFIMADDLGYGDLGCYGSTQNNTPNIDSLAAQGLRFTDFHSSGPMCSPTRAGTLTGVYQQRFGPNFYGAISGVDDYHTGLPLEAITIAEVLKNKGYSTGCFGKWHLGFQPPFFPTKQGFDEFRGLGSGDGDFFTHVDRSGRPDWWKNDELIPEEGYTSDLITKHSVDFTRRHKEQPFFLYVPHLGIHFPWQGPEDPPHRQAGTAYHQDKWGVIPDRSNVHPHVKAMIESVDRSVGRILATLKEEGLLENTLVIFTSDNGGYIRYSGGFENISSNGPLRGQKTQVYEGGHRVPTIVSWPGKIKSRVTDQTSISIDWFPTFANMAGILLDEMPMDGLDLSPLLLDRNPLPERNFYWRIRGNWAVRSGPWKLTYANGESGLFNLDTDIGDTIDLSNKYPEKVKLLQSAYNRWNADVNSSAKIYD
- a CDS encoding VCBS repeat-containing protein; its protein translation is MAMGILGASAELQRLQYNNPGQVVDLGVGLWAWPMPMDFDQDGDFDLVVVCPDKPFNGTYFFENKQGNVKMPVFEPPIRISKGDHNVQVSYVDGEVRVLSPGVEHTEFLEKGIDSGVSLGVTQEEVYQSTGNTRAKQWKYVDYDGDGLLDLVVGVGDWADYGWDDAYNDQGVWTNGPLRGFVFWLKNQGTNEMPQYAKSKQIMAGDKPTEVFGWPSPNFADFDRDGDLDLLCGEFRDSFTYFENTGTRTEPVYAPGQTLMHGDEPLTMELQMIVPVAFDWDRDGDLDLICGDEDGRVALLESKGTTWQGTPIFEKPIYFQQKAKDVKFGALATPYGVDWDQDGDEDIICGNTAGYIGFFENLGGGEHPKWDKVKLLKARGHTIRIQAGRNGSIQGPAEAKWGYTTQTVADWDNDGLLDIVVNSIWGKIIWYQNIGIPGKPLLDDARPITVEWPGKTPKPAWNWWDPVGDELITQWRTTPVAVDWNQDGLMDLVMLDHEGELAFFERALKKDQLVLLPGKRIFVDEKGESLGLIRGPAGKSGRRKLEVGDWDGDGRLDILFNGENSDFYRNMGERNGKVVLQNMGTMDERKVSGHTSSPTLVDWDGNGIPDLLIGSEDGRLYYKQNPRG
- a CDS encoding arylsulfatase, with amino-acid sequence MIRYLKLFLFTSVLWTLASSFVAFGQPNIIFIMADDLGYGDLGCYGQERIQTPNIDALASEGMRFIQAYAGGPVCTASRSVLMTGLHNGHTPARDNVPHYDYYLEPEDITLAEVLKDAGYVTGGVGKWSLGDPGTVGDATSQGFDMWFGYQNQDHAHFYFPEYLDDSKSPTGRIQYPGNSKSRRVYSHDALTGRALKFITENAGQPFFLYAAYTVPHFSSPIEDEDRLAVPDLGPYKDKNWSLAAKKYASMVSRLDYDVGRIVHMIDSVRLSDNTLIIFTSDQGPLGSGPYEELNSNGSLRGSKRTLYEGGIRIPFIARWKGTISENTKSDQIITFWDMLPTLAEVAGYPVFAGVDGHSVWPAFLGNPPSETHEYLYWDYGHSRKQYDQAVRLGDWKAVRHGETGSVQLFNLKDDLGEKNDVAAEHPEVVSEITTIMDTAANPSDRYEIGELYTGKPIWKPTWAE
- a CDS encoding sulfatase-like hydrolase/transferase; protein product: MHLKYVILFCSLLGSLAAADKPNVIFLMADDLGYGDVGFNGNSLVKTPNLDRMAGDGLRFTRFYSVGPVCSPTRACVQTGRHSMRFGMIGVNIGKLPTGEINMAQIAKSQAYRTGHFGKWHLGTLTKDPELSGPVPATTAERYGPPWERHYDVTFATETNIATWDPLDETGLRMPKHRVHFWSNGTEVKEDWKGSSEKMIMDRALEFVEDSAQDENAFLATIWFYGPHSPTRAGEELRALYPNEKLGRQHYLGSITSIDNEVGRLRQTLEELGIEQNTLIFFCSDNGPEGTGTPEPEYNTYGGVYYGEAGEFKGRKRYLYNGGVCVPAFAYWPGVIDVGQSSDEPVCSLDYLPTLCAVLGIEPPNDRPMDGTNVLDLLKGEDWRRNKFIPFASNMQKKSPTASIISQGHKLLLWFDESKKDELYNLKEDPKEETNLYQKNPILAGELRLELMTWLKSARHSYDHGDYPGYQVQGQFIKVE
- a CDS encoding DUF1552 domain-containing protein; this encodes MRMVCVGTNFGFVPKLFFPTETGVNYSLPELLQPLAHHRDHFSIFSQLDHGSEAVGGHGGVHAYLSGILGKNSEGYEESNITVDQKAAEYVETDTRYSSMQFTSGSSAGNLLSWTNSGVPIPPVQDLRVLYSLLFQKTDPNELNLLKRVHAEEKSILDLVRLDADRLTNRVGKNDQEKLDQYFTSVRELEKRLTQSEAWLDKPKPKVSYEMPNGADDMDFVKRVPLYYDLIALALQTDSTRVITFELSDIGANSGGFPITKGYHQLTHHGKVESYIEELSIIENFHTGQFARFLDKLSAVQEPNGKTLLDNTMALLGSGMGNASSHSNKDLPLLLAGGGFNHGQHLRYEKDKSRGTYTPACNLFVSMLQRFGAEVDQFNLSSGTLTGLDVV
- a CDS encoding exo-alpha-sialidase → MKLIALRKWIICELTLILAFGLLVFVSDVLGVMDQSHLPPLAKEGKGGLVSGELIFSIEDKPTKECHASTIVETDSGLVAAWFAGTRERDPDVGIWVSRLVNGRWSEPTEVVNGVQSMNLRYPCWNPVLFQPENGPLMLFYKVGPNPREWWGMLTTSEDDGKTWSWPTKLGEHWAVGHLLGPVKNKPIQLEDGSILCPTSTEVELTDDDTRWRVHFEVTSDLGKTWDVIGPIHDGIEFDSIQPSILTYSNGDMQVLCRSMQQVVSQSWSSDGGRSWSLMAATELPNPSAGTDAVTLADGRQLLVYNHTTRKTKIPSRKILNVALSDDGHEWEVALTLEHESNPRPADGRHWGEYSYPAVIQGSDGLVHITYTYNRESVKHVVLNPSEL
- a CDS encoding sulfatase, translating into MICYLRNVGGALCPDRFIGYRKSGHKAPPTVFAFAFLLLFQITTHARPNVLFIAVDDLRVELGCYGSEHVISPNIDKLAEQGTLFERAYCQQTVCNPSRASLLTGLRPDTLRVWDLFTHFRQNVPDVVTLPQLFKQNGYHSQCVGKIFHNYRQDDWKGDRVSWSEPEFLHYGSHGHDDAQLDGDLPPNLVSGAGGTECRDVPDDAYYDGRVANKAVEALGILSKKDQPFFLAVGFWKPHTPFNAPKKYWDWYDRESVPVPEHLEPPKGIPEIALTSSRYNGRSKPDELREMHHGHLAAISYLDTQVGKVLSELDRLGLKDDTIIVYWSDHGLHLGEHGLTRKTTAFELDAAVPMMIVTSEHKAGQRTDSLVELLDLYPTLIELCGIKAPKNLQGKSLVHLLENPKEDHKPAVLTQTPRPNYPKGKLPEVMGYSMRTDRFRYTEWRDFKTGHVQARELYDHEKDPLETMNVVAREGYKKWLPELERQLEELVK